In one window of Archangium lipolyticum DNA:
- a CDS encoding type I polyketide synthase, with product MSKQEKPAEPSALQRAALLVEKLQTRLEAVERARTEPIAVIGMGCRFPGGANDGPSYWKLLRDGVDAMREVPESRWDVPGHYDSRRGVPGKMYGIKGGFLDDVERFDAGFFGISPREAASLDPQQRLVLEVAWEALENAGLTPERLVGSKTGVFMGVMSSDYMARLLKENDPTLLDGYTATGNGYSFVPGRLSYVLGLQGPCMPVDTACSSSLVAIHLASESLRAGESNLALVGGVNLILSPETTICLCSMQALASDCRCKTFDASADGYVRGEGCGVLVLKRLSDAQRDGDSILALIRGSAVNHDGASGGLTVPNGPAQQAVIQRALDNARIAPALVGYIEAHGTGTPLGDPIELRALGAVLGKGRPADRPFYIGSVKTNIGHLEPAAGIAGVIKTILSLQHKEIPPHLHFHTPNPHVEWERIPARVPVERVPWPAHEGRRIAGVSSFGLSGINAHVVVEEAPAPTSTAAPAEDGRPQLVVLSAKTPRALSTLAETWSSFLKSEETGSLADIGYTSTLCRTHHDHRLALAARSRQELIEQLQAFAAGESHDGLSSGRRGAGLAQKIVFVFPGQGSQWLGMGRRLYAEDATFREAIDRCHEAMRPHADWSLRELLTVPEQQPRWNDIDVIQPTLFALQVALAAVWRSFGLEPHAVVGHSMGEVAAAHVAGALSLEDAARIICERSKLLRRVSGQGAMAVVELTREQAEAELRGAEDRIAIAVSNSPKSTVLSGDPAALKEVLERLQKREVFCRWVKVDVASHSPQMDPLRQELLERMAAIRPTGSSVPLYSTVTGAPIDGRELGASYWVRNLRQPVLFADAVQRLIQDGNVLFIELSPHPILVPFVDAMLREGDTSGRGLVVPSLLREQEEWHCLLSSLGALSTRVDRVDWLRLHPNKRRRVALPTYPWQRERHWLDLEPSGRVRVMRGRSGGHPLLGSSFTTSVHEETRFWESALSATEPSYLADHRVSGAVVVPGAAYLEMALSAAREVSGETAHELVDTSFKEGLLLPEGQARVVQMALSDEGGGALSFQLSSQKASTEVGTPAGWMAHVMGRIRPLPGGQPARAPEPLDTIRERCPEVIAQAAHYEELANRGVAYGPAFQGVQQVWRGRAEALGHVRLPEPLAAGASAYRIHPALLDACFQLVAAAVPQEDLTPDSGPAVPVALASLRLHEQPGTEVFCHVRLRPGEGARRGVYEFDLVLCDASGRLLVEALGLRIQRLEAPAAEHAGKDLFFALEWRHQPGVQPALAEAPKASGRWLLVTDGSELAGAVESLLRSRGGDVFRVVDASPHAIDGVLAEAFGGGVVPRGVIQLAGMESREVDPMVDPMKACGGVLHLVQALSRAGLSSPPRLWLVTRGVHHGSASGSASGVVQAALWGLGRTLAHEHPELKCTRVDVSAAMGPGDAGAALVRELLVADAEEELSLRADGRHVARIVRGAPGRAPSEAVVPAGGRPFRVEHDARGHLELRAGARRPPGPGEIELEVEVAALGRPGESAGPERWDGEGSLIGCSGRVVALGEGVENVAVGDERIALVTSGLGSHVSVPVACTAARPPSSPSGEAAVLTAAVLPVWYALFHLGRLERGGRVLILGAGSGPGRAAVKLASWVGAEVIATATTDEQRASLRELGVERIVDPGDDSFVTRLVDMTGGRGVELVVVAPGAAGLERSLSVLGEGARVLDLRAPGVSAHAGGANVAWCVVDVLALARRGPGRFARLWQEVRDARESRGLTLPKDAITLTLNDPKARVVVPAAEARRLRADGTYLITGGLGGLGLSVAKWMAEQGAGHLVLVGRDTALTPEQQASVAALEATGARVRVARADVSDRTQLAQVLSEIARGGPPLRGILHAAGVLDDGVLMQQTVERFRRVMAPKVLGGWNLHVLTREMPLDFFVLYSSAASLFGAPGQGNYVAANAFLDALAHHRRALGLPGLSINWGPFSEVGLAAAQANRGARLAQRGSDSLTPAQGNALLGRLLDGDVTQMAVMPLELHKWVEFYPRARSSPWLSELVPAGAGAGSGGARDVALLETLRTATQEEARVALEQFVREQLARVLRLDSARIDPQVPLQGFGLDSLMGLELRNRLESGLGLSLPVSLIWKHPTLAALCEHLLGEVMDRTLAETLARAGAGAEPVADETAAADDTEVFVL from the coding sequence ATGAGCAAGCAGGAAAAGCCAGCCGAGCCCTCCGCGCTGCAGCGCGCCGCGTTGCTCGTGGAGAAGTTGCAGACACGTCTCGAGGCGGTGGAGCGTGCCCGCACCGAGCCGATCGCCGTCATCGGGATGGGGTGCCGTTTCCCGGGCGGCGCCAACGATGGTCCGTCGTACTGGAAGCTGCTGCGCGACGGCGTGGATGCGATGCGCGAGGTGCCCGAGTCCCGCTGGGACGTGCCCGGCCATTACGATTCCCGCCGGGGTGTCCCCGGCAAGATGTACGGAATCAAGGGTGGCTTCCTCGACGACGTGGAGCGCTTCGATGCCGGGTTCTTCGGCATCTCTCCCCGGGAGGCGGCGAGCCTGGATCCGCAGCAGCGGCTCGTCCTCGAGGTCGCGTGGGAGGCGCTGGAGAACGCGGGCCTGACGCCCGAGCGGCTCGTGGGCAGCAAGACGGGCGTCTTCATGGGCGTGATGTCCAGCGACTACATGGCGCGCCTGCTGAAGGAGAACGACCCGACCCTCCTCGACGGGTACACGGCGACGGGCAACGGGTACAGCTTCGTTCCGGGCCGCCTCTCCTACGTGCTCGGGTTGCAGGGGCCGTGCATGCCGGTCGACACCGCCTGCTCGTCCTCACTGGTCGCCATCCACCTGGCCAGCGAGAGCCTCCGGGCGGGTGAGTCCAACCTGGCGCTGGTGGGCGGGGTCAACCTGATCCTCTCTCCGGAGACGACGATCTGCCTGTGCAGCATGCAGGCGCTCGCGAGCGATTGCCGGTGCAAGACGTTCGATGCCTCCGCGGATGGATACGTGCGCGGTGAGGGCTGTGGCGTCCTCGTGCTCAAGCGGCTCTCGGATGCGCAGCGCGATGGCGATTCGATCCTCGCGTTGATCCGCGGCTCCGCCGTCAACCATGACGGTGCCAGCGGAGGACTGACCGTCCCCAACGGGCCGGCGCAACAGGCGGTCATCCAGCGGGCGCTCGACAACGCGCGCATCGCCCCGGCCCTCGTGGGTTACATCGAGGCCCATGGTACCGGCACGCCACTCGGGGATCCGATCGAGCTCCGGGCGCTCGGCGCCGTGCTCGGCAAGGGGCGCCCGGCGGACAGGCCCTTCTACATCGGGTCGGTGAAGACGAACATCGGCCACCTCGAGCCGGCCGCGGGTATCGCCGGGGTCATCAAGACGATCCTCTCGTTGCAGCACAAGGAGATCCCCCCGCATCTGCACTTCCACACCCCCAACCCGCATGTGGAGTGGGAGCGCATTCCGGCGCGAGTCCCCGTCGAGCGCGTCCCCTGGCCGGCCCACGAGGGGCGGCGCATCGCAGGAGTGAGCTCCTTCGGGCTGAGTGGGATCAACGCGCATGTGGTGGTGGAGGAGGCTCCCGCCCCCACCAGCACCGCCGCACCGGCCGAGGACGGGAGGCCGCAGCTCGTCGTCCTGTCCGCGAAGACGCCGCGGGCGCTGTCCACCCTGGCGGAGACGTGGAGCTCGTTCCTGAAGAGCGAGGAGACGGGGTCGCTCGCCGACATCGGCTACACCTCGACGCTCTGCCGCACGCATCACGACCACCGGCTCGCCCTCGCGGCGAGGTCCAGGCAGGAGCTCATCGAGCAGCTCCAGGCCTTCGCCGCCGGGGAGAGCCATGACGGCCTGTCCTCGGGGCGCCGGGGCGCGGGGTTGGCGCAGAAGATCGTCTTCGTTTTTCCGGGGCAGGGCTCGCAGTGGCTCGGAATGGGACGGAGGCTGTACGCGGAGGACGCCACGTTCCGGGAGGCCATCGACCGTTGCCATGAGGCGATGCGCCCTCATGCGGACTGGTCCCTGCGCGAGCTCCTGACGGTCCCCGAGCAACAGCCCCGCTGGAATGACATCGACGTCATCCAGCCGACGCTGTTCGCCTTGCAGGTGGCACTCGCGGCGGTGTGGCGCTCGTTCGGTCTGGAGCCTCACGCCGTGGTGGGGCACAGCATGGGAGAGGTCGCCGCGGCGCACGTCGCGGGGGCGCTCTCACTGGAGGACGCGGCGCGCATCATCTGCGAGCGCAGCAAGCTGCTCAGACGCGTCAGTGGCCAGGGGGCCATGGCCGTCGTGGAGCTCACCCGGGAGCAGGCGGAGGCGGAGCTCCGGGGAGCGGAGGATCGGATCGCCATCGCGGTCAGCAACAGCCCGAAGTCGACGGTGCTCTCGGGAGACCCGGCCGCGCTGAAGGAGGTGCTGGAGCGTCTTCAGAAGCGTGAGGTGTTCTGCCGTTGGGTGAAGGTGGACGTGGCCTCGCACAGCCCGCAGATGGATCCGCTGCGGCAGGAGTTGCTGGAGCGGATGGCGGCCATCCGCCCCACCGGGAGCTCGGTGCCGCTCTATTCCACGGTGACGGGGGCACCCATCGATGGCCGCGAGCTGGGTGCCTCGTACTGGGTGCGCAACCTCCGCCAGCCCGTGCTGTTCGCCGATGCGGTCCAGCGCCTCATCCAGGATGGAAACGTCCTGTTCATCGAGCTGAGCCCCCATCCCATCCTCGTGCCCTTCGTGGATGCGATGTTGCGGGAGGGGGACACGTCCGGGCGGGGGCTCGTGGTTCCAAGCCTGCTCCGGGAGCAGGAGGAGTGGCATTGCCTGCTCTCGTCCCTGGGCGCGCTGTCGACCCGGGTGGACCGCGTGGACTGGCTCCGGCTGCATCCGAACAAGCGGCGCCGGGTCGCGCTCCCCACGTATCCGTGGCAGCGCGAGCGGCATTGGTTGGATCTGGAGCCCTCCGGGCGGGTCCGGGTCATGCGCGGGAGGTCCGGAGGCCATCCGCTCCTGGGGTCCTCGTTCACGACCTCCGTGCACGAGGAGACCCGCTTCTGGGAATCCGCGCTGAGCGCGACGGAGCCGTCGTACCTGGCGGATCACCGCGTGAGTGGAGCGGTGGTGGTGCCGGGCGCGGCCTATCTGGAGATGGCGCTCTCGGCGGCGCGTGAGGTGTCCGGAGAGACGGCGCACGAGCTCGTCGACACCTCCTTCAAGGAAGGGCTGCTGCTGCCGGAGGGGCAGGCGCGCGTGGTCCAGATGGCGCTGAGCGACGAGGGCGGGGGAGCCCTCTCGTTCCAGCTCTCGAGCCAGAAGGCGAGCACGGAGGTGGGCACTCCGGCGGGCTGGATGGCGCACGTCATGGGGCGGATCCGTCCCCTTCCGGGAGGACAGCCGGCGCGGGCTCCCGAGCCGCTCGACACGATCCGGGAGCGTTGCCCCGAGGTGATCGCCCAGGCCGCGCACTACGAGGAGCTGGCAAACCGTGGGGTGGCCTACGGACCCGCGTTCCAGGGAGTGCAGCAGGTGTGGCGTGGCCGCGCGGAGGCGCTCGGGCACGTGCGCCTGCCGGAGCCGCTCGCGGCGGGGGCCTCGGCGTATCGAATCCATCCCGCGCTGCTGGATGCGTGCTTCCAGTTGGTGGCCGCGGCCGTTCCCCAGGAGGATCTCACGCCTGACTCCGGCCCCGCCGTGCCCGTGGCGCTCGCCAGCCTGCGGCTTCACGAGCAGCCAGGGACGGAGGTCTTCTGCCACGTGCGGCTGCGGCCGGGGGAGGGCGCGCGGAGGGGTGTGTACGAGTTCGACCTCGTGCTGTGTGACGCGTCCGGCCGGCTGCTGGTGGAGGCGCTCGGGCTGCGCATCCAGCGGTTGGAGGCACCGGCCGCGGAGCACGCGGGGAAGGATCTCTTCTTCGCGCTCGAGTGGCGGCATCAGCCCGGAGTCCAGCCGGCCCTCGCCGAGGCTCCCAAGGCGAGCGGGCGCTGGTTGCTCGTCACTGACGGCAGCGAGCTCGCTGGCGCCGTCGAGTCCCTGCTGCGATCGCGCGGCGGAGACGTCTTCCGCGTCGTGGATGCGTCACCCCACGCGATCGACGGCGTGCTGGCGGAGGCGTTCGGCGGGGGCGTGGTTCCCCGTGGGGTGATCCAGCTCGCCGGGATGGAGTCGCGCGAGGTGGATCCGATGGTGGATCCGATGAAGGCGTGCGGCGGCGTGCTGCACCTCGTCCAGGCGCTCTCCCGGGCGGGCCTGTCGAGTCCGCCCAGGCTGTGGCTCGTCACGCGCGGTGTGCACCATGGCTCCGCCAGCGGGTCGGCCTCCGGCGTGGTGCAGGCCGCGCTCTGGGGCCTGGGCCGCACACTCGCGCACGAGCACCCCGAGCTGAAGTGCACGCGCGTGGACGTCTCCGCCGCGATGGGTCCCGGTGACGCGGGAGCGGCGCTGGTGCGCGAGCTGCTCGTGGCCGACGCGGAGGAGGAGCTCTCCCTTCGCGCGGATGGACGCCACGTCGCTCGCATCGTGCGGGGCGCTCCTGGCAGGGCGCCCAGCGAGGCCGTGGTCCCGGCGGGAGGGCGGCCCTTCCGCGTGGAGCACGATGCACGAGGGCACCTGGAGCTCAGAGCCGGAGCGCGGCGTCCGCCCGGGCCGGGGGAGATCGAGCTCGAGGTCGAGGTGGCGGCCCTGGGGCGTCCCGGCGAGAGCGCCGGGCCGGAGCGGTGGGACGGGGAGGGGAGCCTCATCGGGTGCAGTGGTCGGGTCGTGGCCCTCGGCGAAGGCGTGGAGAACGTCGCGGTGGGAGATGAGCGGATCGCCCTGGTGACGTCGGGCCTGGGCTCGCACGTGAGTGTTCCCGTCGCGTGCACCGCCGCACGTCCACCGTCGTCCCCGTCCGGGGAAGCCGCAGTGCTCACGGCGGCCGTCCTGCCTGTCTGGTACGCGCTGTTCCACCTGGGACGGCTCGAGAGGGGAGGCCGCGTGCTGATCCTCGGGGCCGGGAGTGGGCCTGGGCGTGCCGCGGTCAAGCTGGCCAGCTGGGTGGGGGCGGAGGTCATCGCCACCGCCACGACGGACGAGCAGCGCGCATCCCTGCGGGAGCTCGGGGTCGAGCGGATCGTGGATCCGGGCGATGACTCGTTCGTCACCCGGCTCGTGGACATGACCGGGGGACGTGGGGTGGAGCTGGTCGTCGTCGCGCCGGGCGCGGCCGGGCTCGAGCGGAGCCTGTCCGTGCTGGGCGAGGGGGCTCGTGTCCTCGATCTGCGTGCGCCGGGAGTGTCGGCCCATGCCGGTGGTGCGAACGTCGCCTGGTGCGTGGTCGACGTGCTGGCGCTCGCCCGCCGCGGGCCCGGACGGTTCGCCCGCCTCTGGCAGGAAGTGCGGGACGCGCGCGAGTCGAGGGGCCTCACGTTGCCGAAGGATGCGATCACCCTCACCCTGAACGATCCGAAGGCGCGCGTCGTGGTGCCCGCGGCTGAGGCTCGCCGGCTTCGCGCCGATGGGACGTACCTCATCACCGGAGGACTCGGTGGGCTCGGTCTCTCGGTGGCGAAGTGGATGGCGGAGCAGGGCGCGGGCCACCTCGTGCTCGTCGGGCGCGATACAGCCCTGACCCCGGAGCAGCAGGCGTCGGTGGCGGCGCTCGAGGCCACCGGGGCGCGCGTCCGGGTGGCCCGGGCCGACGTGTCCGACCGGACACAGCTCGCCCAGGTGCTCTCGGAGATCGCGCGAGGCGGGCCTCCCCTGCGGGGCATCCTCCACGCCGCTGGCGTGCTGGACGATGGTGTCCTGATGCAGCAGACGGTGGAGCGGTTCCGCCGCGTGATGGCCCCCAAGGTCCTCGGCGGCTGGAACCTGCATGTCCTGACGCGGGAAATGCCGCTCGACTTCTTCGTGCTGTACTCGTCGGCGGCCTCCCTGTTCGGAGCACCGGGGCAGGGCAACTACGTGGCCGCCAATGCCTTCCTCGATGCGCTCGCCCACCATCGCCGGGCGCTCGGACTGCCCGGACTGAGCATCAACTGGGGACCCTTCTCGGAGGTCGGTCTGGCCGCGGCTCAGGCCAACCGGGGAGCGCGTCTCGCCCAGCGGGGCTCGGACAGCCTGACGCCCGCGCAGGGGAACGCGCTCCTCGGGCGGCTGCTCGATGGCGATGTGACCCAGATGGCGGTCATGCCGCTCGAGCTCCACAAGTGGGTGGAGTTCTATCCCCGCGCACGCTCCTCCCCCTGGCTGTCGGAGCTGGTCCCGGCCGGCGCGGGCGCGGGGTCTGGTGGAGCGAGGGACGTGGCCCTGCTCGAGACACTGCGGACGGCGACCCAGGAGGAGGCGCGGGTGGCACTGGAGCAGTTCGTCCGGGAGCAGCTCGCCCGGGTCCTCCGCCTGGACTCCGCGCGCATCGATCCGCAGGTGCCGCTCCAGGGCTTTGGCCTCGACTCCCTGATGGGGCTCGAGCTGCGCAACCGCCTGGAGTCGGGGTTGGGGCTGTCGTTGCCGGTCTCGTTGATCTGGAAGCACCCGACGCTGGCCGCGCTCTGCGAGCATCTCCTGGGTGAAGTCATGGATCGCACCCTGGCCGAAACGCTCGCGAGGGCGGGTGCGGGTGCCGAACCGGTGGCGGATGAGACCGCCGCCGCGGATGACACAGAGGTCTTTGTCCTATGA
- a CDS encoding non-ribosomal peptide synthetase yields MSVRDLLGTLAAKGVRLRADGDKLVVEAGKAVLTPELRAELSAHKGDILAFLRKHSSREEAGGEAGRTLARPEVLPLSSGQERLWFLDRLSPGTSQYNVHLGIRVRGALDPQALRRSLDEIVRRHEVLRTRFPEVEGSPRQVIASPETGVELTLVELPGLTEREREEELQRLSDELARRPFELAKGPLLRVTLVALGADDFALFVTKHHIITDGWSLGVFVRELSALYAAFVRRQTAALPPVSMQFADAALRERAWMAGESGARERTYWKEKLKGLPPLQLPVDHVASTSTSHRGATVPFSLPPALSEALRELASREGCSLFMVLFAAFSALLHRYSGQPDFGVGTVIANRGSVPPDLIGFVANTLVLRCDLSGGPTFAQWLARTRRTVLEALDHQTLPFSEVVQSVGAPRDGGLNPLVRACFTLENIPAPALDLPGTSWSFLNGAPDGSVEGTAKFELSLIMASGEKGLTGILEYSKEVFDASTAARMVGHFQVLLESIVAHPEAPLSKLPLLTAEERGKLLVEWNGPELEVPAVCMHELVQAQVERTPQAVAVVSGQRTLTYAELNRRANQLAHHLRRLGVRSEVRVGLCVERTEDVVIGLLAILKAGGAYVPLDPAYPKERLALILEDAQVPVLLTQQRLVPELPSTQARVVCLDTDWPTIGAEPDGNPERTTAPEALAYLIYTSGSTGKPKGVMIEHRNAVAFLVWAMRVFSPSQLAGTLASTSICFDLSVFEIFTPLCCGGKVIVAKNALELPELPAAREVTLINTVPSAMGALLRARAVPPSVSIVNLAGEALAGALVDQIHQLDHVREVFNLYGPSETTTYSTFTRVDRGQTPTIGRPIGNTQVYVLDPDREPMPIGVPGEVYIGGSGVARGYLGRPELTAERFVHSPFGGGTEARMYRTGDLARWLPDGQLEYLGRMDHQVKLRGFRIELGEIGAVLMEHPGVREAVVVVRGEVGEDKQLVAYVVSRGEKAPAPGELRDYLKSRLPEYMVPFSFVNLDAMPLTPNGKVDRAALPVPDRMRSGSAKEHVAPRTPGEEALAAIWRQVLGVERVGVHDNFFELGGHSLLLYRVLVLARSASGADIPLRALLRAPTLEEMARVIEAARTGSLPVHDVLAELEADAVLEAGIDPRGVPPPVVGAARTLLLTGATGFLGAFLLEQLCRKTEARIYCLVRAATEQEGMHRIRKNLESYSLWSEALASRIVPVRGDISQPLLGLSETEFQRLSEEIDAVYHNGALVNFIYPYESLRAANVLGTREILRLATRTRIKPLHYVSTVSVLPLGRKDPIREDEPLDGPASLVGGYAQSKWVAEKLVREASRRGLPVTILRPGRVTGDSQTGAWNTDDLVCRTLKGCVRMGMAPSVDALLDLTPVDYVSSAIVELSLRPESIGQTYHLVNPHLVRADEMWNLMRAFGYGLRVLPYDQWLAGLASAAASDNELGDLLMFLQQVPPEDRSVGGPRMVVCGCDHTRQALRGTGTSCPQVDTTLISTYLASLVRRGFLEAPETR; encoded by the coding sequence ATGAGTGTACGGGATTTGTTGGGCACCCTCGCGGCCAAGGGGGTGCGCCTGCGGGCCGATGGAGACAAGCTCGTGGTCGAGGCGGGCAAGGCCGTCCTCACCCCGGAGCTGCGCGCGGAGCTGTCGGCGCACAAGGGAGACATCCTGGCGTTCCTGCGCAAGCACTCCTCTCGGGAGGAGGCTGGCGGCGAGGCGGGACGGACCCTCGCGAGGCCAGAGGTCCTCCCTCTGTCCAGCGGGCAGGAGCGGCTCTGGTTCCTCGATCGTCTCTCGCCCGGTACGTCGCAGTACAATGTCCATCTGGGCATCCGCGTGCGCGGCGCGCTCGACCCCCAGGCGCTGCGCCGGAGCCTGGACGAGATCGTCCGGCGGCACGAGGTGCTCCGGACGCGGTTCCCCGAGGTGGAGGGGAGTCCCCGGCAGGTCATCGCGTCCCCCGAAACCGGTGTGGAGCTGACGCTCGTGGAGTTGCCGGGGCTCACGGAGCGGGAGCGCGAGGAGGAGCTCCAGCGGCTCTCGGACGAGCTGGCCCGGCGGCCCTTCGAGCTGGCCAAGGGCCCACTCCTGCGTGTCACGCTCGTGGCACTGGGGGCCGACGACTTCGCCCTCTTCGTGACGAAGCACCACATCATCACGGATGGCTGGTCACTCGGCGTCTTCGTCCGGGAGTTGTCGGCGCTGTACGCCGCCTTCGTCAGGAGGCAGACGGCCGCGTTGCCGCCCGTGTCGATGCAGTTCGCCGACGCGGCCTTGCGCGAGCGTGCGTGGATGGCCGGAGAGTCGGGTGCCCGTGAGCGCACGTATTGGAAGGAGAAGCTCAAGGGTCTGCCTCCGCTCCAGCTCCCCGTGGATCATGTGGCCTCCACCTCCACGAGCCATCGCGGTGCCACCGTTCCCTTCTCCTTGCCGCCAGCGCTCAGCGAGGCCCTGCGGGAGCTCGCCAGCCGGGAAGGGTGCAGCCTGTTCATGGTGCTCTTCGCCGCGTTCTCGGCGCTCCTGCACCGGTACTCCGGACAGCCCGACTTCGGTGTGGGGACGGTGATCGCCAACCGGGGGAGCGTGCCGCCGGATCTCATCGGCTTCGTCGCCAACACCCTGGTGCTCCGGTGTGATCTGTCGGGCGGGCCGACCTTCGCGCAATGGCTGGCGCGTACCCGGAGGACCGTGCTCGAGGCGCTGGACCACCAGACACTGCCGTTCAGCGAGGTGGTGCAGTCGGTCGGCGCGCCGCGCGATGGTGGGCTCAACCCGCTGGTGCGTGCTTGCTTCACCCTGGAGAACATTCCAGCGCCGGCCCTCGATCTGCCGGGGACGAGCTGGTCGTTCCTGAATGGAGCGCCGGATGGCAGCGTGGAGGGGACGGCCAAGTTCGAGCTCTCGCTGATCATGGCCTCGGGGGAGAAGGGCCTGACCGGCATCCTCGAGTACTCGAAGGAGGTCTTCGACGCCTCGACGGCGGCGCGGATGGTGGGGCACTTCCAGGTGCTGCTCGAGTCCATCGTGGCCCACCCCGAGGCTCCGCTATCGAAGCTGCCGCTGTTGACGGCGGAAGAGCGAGGGAAGCTCCTCGTCGAGTGGAACGGTCCGGAGCTCGAGGTCCCGGCGGTGTGCATGCACGAGCTCGTGCAGGCGCAGGTGGAGCGGACTCCCCAGGCCGTGGCCGTGGTGAGCGGGCAGAGGACCCTCACCTATGCCGAGCTCAATCGCCGGGCGAATCAGCTCGCCCATCATCTGCGGCGGCTCGGCGTACGGTCCGAGGTGCGCGTCGGCCTCTGCGTCGAGCGCACGGAAGACGTCGTCATCGGGCTGCTGGCCATCCTCAAGGCGGGGGGCGCCTATGTCCCGTTGGATCCCGCATACCCGAAGGAGCGGCTGGCGCTGATCCTCGAGGATGCCCAGGTGCCGGTGCTGCTCACGCAGCAGCGCCTCGTCCCGGAGCTCCCCTCCACCCAGGCGCGCGTGGTGTGCCTGGACACGGACTGGCCAACCATCGGTGCGGAGCCGGACGGGAACCCCGAGCGCACCACGGCACCGGAAGCGCTCGCCTATCTCATCTACACCTCGGGCTCCACCGGCAAGCCCAAGGGCGTGATGATCGAGCACCGCAACGCCGTGGCCTTCCTGGTGTGGGCCATGCGCGTCTTCTCTCCGAGTCAGCTGGCGGGGACACTGGCCTCGACATCGATCTGCTTCGACCTGTCGGTCTTCGAGATCTTCACGCCCCTCTGCTGTGGCGGGAAGGTGATCGTCGCGAAGAACGCCCTGGAGTTGCCAGAGCTGCCCGCGGCCCGGGAAGTGACGCTCATCAACACCGTGCCATCGGCCATGGGCGCGCTCCTGCGAGCGCGTGCCGTGCCCCCCTCGGTGTCCATCGTCAACCTGGCGGGTGAAGCACTCGCGGGTGCGCTGGTCGATCAGATCCATCAGCTCGACCATGTGCGAGAGGTGTTCAACCTCTATGGTCCGAGCGAGACCACGACCTACTCGACGTTTACTCGTGTGGACCGCGGGCAGACGCCGACCATCGGGCGCCCCATCGGGAACACCCAGGTGTACGTGTTGGATCCGGACAGGGAGCCCATGCCCATCGGCGTGCCGGGCGAGGTCTACATCGGAGGCAGCGGAGTCGCGCGCGGATACCTGGGCCGGCCGGAGCTCACGGCGGAGCGGTTCGTCCACTCTCCTTTTGGTGGGGGCACCGAGGCCCGCATGTACAGGACGGGTGACCTGGCACGGTGGCTCCCGGACGGGCAGCTCGAGTACCTGGGCCGGATGGATCATCAGGTGAAGCTGCGTGGCTTCCGCATCGAGCTCGGGGAGATCGGCGCGGTGCTGATGGAGCACCCAGGGGTCCGCGAGGCCGTGGTGGTGGTGCGGGGGGAGGTGGGGGAGGACAAGCAGCTCGTCGCCTACGTGGTCTCGCGTGGCGAGAAGGCGCCCGCTCCGGGAGAGCTGCGTGACTACCTGAAGTCCAGGCTGCCCGAGTACATGGTCCCCTTTTCGTTCGTGAACCTCGACGCCATGCCACTCACTCCGAATGGCAAGGTGGATCGCGCCGCGCTTCCGGTGCCGGATCGCATGCGCTCGGGGTCGGCGAAAGAGCACGTCGCACCGCGGACCCCCGGAGAAGAGGCGCTGGCCGCCATCTGGCGCCAGGTCCTGGGTGTGGAGCGGGTCGGCGTCCACGACAACTTCTTCGAGCTCGGTGGTCACTCGCTCCTGCTCTACCGGGTGCTCGTCCTCGCACGCTCGGCGTCCGGCGCGGACATCCCACTGCGCGCCCTGCTGCGGGCGCCGACCCTGGAGGAGATGGCGCGGGTCATCGAGGCCGCGAGGACGGGCTCGCTGCCAGTCCACGATGTGCTGGCGGAGCTGGAGGCGGATGCCGTGCTCGAGGCAGGGATCGATCCGCGCGGGGTGCCGCCGCCGGTCGTGGGGGCCGCGCGCACCCTCCTTCTGACGGGCGCCACTGGTTTCCTGGGTGCCTTCCTTCTGGAGCAGCTCTGCCGCAAGACGGAGGCACGCATCTACTGCCTGGTGCGCGCCGCGACGGAGCAGGAGGGGATGCACCGGATTCGCAAGAACCTGGAGAGCTATTCGCTGTGGAGCGAGGCCCTGGCGTCCCGCATCGTCCCCGTCCGAGGGGATATCAGCCAGCCCCTGCTGGGGCTCTCGGAGACGGAGTTCCAGCGGCTCTCGGAAGAGATTGACGCGGTCTACCACAATGGTGCGCTCGTCAATTTCATCTATCCCTACGAGTCACTCCGGGCGGCCAACGTGCTCGGCACGCGGGAGATCCTCCGGCTCGCGACGCGGACCCGCATCAAGCCGCTGCACTACGTCTCGACGGTCTCGGTGTTGCCCCTGGGACGCAAGGATCCGATCCGGGAGGATGAGCCTCTGGATGGGCCCGCGAGCCTGGTGGGAGGCTATGCACAGAGCAAGTGGGTTGCCGAGAAGCTCGTGAGGGAGGCCTCTCGGCGTGGGCTCCCGGTCACCATCCTCCGGCCGGGGAGGGTCACCGGCGACAGTCAGACGGGTGCCTGGAACACGGACGATCTGGTGTGCCGTACCCTCAAGGGGTGCGTCCGGATGGGGATGGCTCCAAGCGTCGATGCCTTGCTCGACCTGACGCCTGTCGATTACGTCAGCAGCGCCATCGTCGAGCTCTCCCTGCGGCCGGAGTCGATCGGTCAGACCTATCACCTCGTGAATCCGCACCTCGTGCGCGCCGACGAGATGTGGAACCTCATGCGGGCCTTTGGCTACGGGTTGCGTGTCCTCCCCTATGACCAATGGCTCGCCGGGCTCGCCTCGGCGGCCGCGTCCGACAACGAGCTGGGAGATCTGCTCATGTTCCTTCAGCAGGTCCCGCCCGAGGACCGGAGTGTCGGAGGGCCACGGATGGTGGTCTGCGGTTGTGACCACACGCGGCAGGCCTTGAGAGGAACAGGGACGTCCTGCCCGCAGGTGGACACCACCTTGATCTCGACCTACCTCGCGTCTCTCGTGCGCCGCGGCTTCCTCGAGGCACCCGAGACGAGGTGA